The following coding sequences are from one Ancylobacter sp. TS-1 window:
- a CDS encoding PhoX family phosphatase — protein MTDETRDHDAQKSPFRTSLLEEAEGAGSNPTVNPTMGELISIRFSRRGLLKGSLAVSAIASTVGPMALLSAEKANAAGNVAGNSAFTFVEVEAGVDQTHHVAEGYDADVLLRWGDALFPDSPAFDPKNQSAEAQRRQFGYNNDYVGFIPLDGSAEHGLLVVNHEYTNEHLMFPGIVNVSEGKLKVAPADRKRVDIEMAAHGGSIVEIRKVDGKWQVVREGKLNRRITSTTPMQITGPAAGSDRLKTAEDATGTKVIGTLNNCAGGVTPWGTYVMAEENFHGYFLGKLPEGHKEAANYKRYGVPEGAYEWGNIYPRFDLAKEPNEPNRFGWIVEVDVNDPNSVPKKRTALGRFKHEGAESIVAKDGRVVFYLGDDERFDYVYKFVTAGTFNPNDRAANVDLLDSGTLYVAKFDADGALAWMPLVFGEGPLTAANGFASQADVLIETRRAADLLGATKMDRPEDIQPNGVNGKVYVMLTNNTKRKDDQVDAANPRAKNAFGHIIELTEADGDFAATKGTWEVLLKCGDPSVAAVGASFSTDTTRNGWFGMPDNCAVDSAGRLWVATDGNSPKETGRTDGLWAVDVEGGARATSKLFFRVPVGAELCGPLFSPDDRAAFVAVQHPGDGGTDWAPFGRPSYYEDLSTRWPDFKDDMPVRPAVVVITKKDGGKIGI, from the coding sequence ATGACCGACGAAACCCGTGATCACGACGCTCAGAAGTCGCCCTTCCGCACCAGCCTTCTCGAAGAGGCCGAGGGCGCGGGCAGCAATCCGACCGTCAACCCGACGATGGGCGAACTCATCTCCATCCGCTTCTCGCGACGCGGCCTGCTGAAGGGCTCGCTCGCCGTCTCCGCCATTGCCTCCACCGTCGGCCCGATGGCGCTGCTGTCCGCCGAGAAGGCGAATGCGGCCGGCAATGTCGCCGGCAACTCGGCCTTCACCTTCGTCGAGGTCGAGGCGGGCGTCGACCAGACCCACCACGTGGCCGAAGGCTACGACGCCGACGTGCTGCTGCGCTGGGGCGATGCCCTGTTCCCCGATTCGCCGGCCTTCGACCCGAAGAACCAGAGCGCCGAGGCCCAGCGCCGCCAGTTCGGCTACAATAACGACTATGTCGGCTTCATCCCGCTCGACGGCTCGGCCGAGCACGGCCTGCTGGTGGTGAATCACGAATACACCAACGAACACCTGATGTTCCCCGGCATCGTCAATGTGTCGGAAGGCAAGCTCAAGGTGGCCCCGGCCGACCGGAAGCGCGTCGACATCGAGATGGCCGCGCATGGCGGCAGCATCGTCGAGATCCGCAAGGTCGACGGCAAGTGGCAGGTCGTGCGCGAGGGCAAGCTCAACCGCCGCATCACCTCCACCACGCCGATGCAGATCACCGGCCCGGCTGCCGGCAGCGACCGCCTGAAGACGGCGGAAGACGCGACCGGCACCAAGGTGATCGGCACGCTGAACAACTGCGCCGGCGGTGTCACCCCCTGGGGCACCTATGTGATGGCCGAGGAGAATTTCCACGGCTATTTCCTCGGCAAGCTGCCCGAGGGCCACAAGGAGGCCGCCAACTACAAGCGCTACGGCGTGCCGGAAGGCGCCTATGAGTGGGGCAACATCTATCCCCGCTTCGACCTCGCCAAGGAGCCGAACGAGCCGAACCGCTTCGGCTGGATCGTCGAAGTGGACGTGAACGACCCGAATTCGGTGCCGAAGAAGCGCACCGCGCTGGGCCGCTTCAAGCATGAGGGCGCCGAGTCGATCGTGGCGAAGGACGGCCGGGTGGTGTTCTACCTCGGCGACGACGAGCGCTTCGACTACGTCTACAAGTTCGTGACTGCCGGCACGTTCAACCCGAACGACCGCGCCGCCAATGTCGACCTGCTCGATTCCGGCACGCTCTACGTCGCCAAGTTCGACGCCGACGGCGCGCTGGCCTGGATGCCGCTGGTCTTCGGCGAGGGCCCGCTCACCGCCGCCAACGGCTTCGCCAGCCAGGCCGATGTGCTGATCGAAACCCGCCGCGCCGCCGACCTGCTCGGCGCCACCAAGATGGACCGGCCCGAGGACATCCAGCCGAACGGTGTCAACGGCAAGGTCTATGTCATGCTGACCAACAACACCAAGCGCAAGGACGACCAGGTCGACGCCGCCAACCCGCGCGCCAAGAACGCCTTCGGCCACATCATCGAGCTAACCGAGGCCGATGGAGACTTCGCCGCCACCAAGGGCACGTGGGAAGTGCTGCTGAAGTGCGGCGATCCCTCCGTGGCGGCGGTCGGCGCCTCCTTCTCCACCGACACCACGCGCAATGGCTGGTTCGGCATGCCCGACAACTGCGCGGTCGATTCGGCCGGGCGGCTGTGGGTGGCGACCGACGGCAACAGCCCGAAGGAGACCGGCCGCACGGACGGGCTCTGGGCGGTGGATGTCGAGGGCGGCGCCCGGGCGACGTCGAAGCTGTTCTTCCGCGTCCCGGTCGGCGCCGAGCTGTGCGGCCCGCTGTTCTCGCCGGACGACCGCGCCGCCTTCGTCGCCGTGCAGCACCCCGGCGACGGCGGCACCGACTGGGCGCCCTTCGGCCGCCCGTCCTACTACGAGGACCTTTCCACCCGCTGGCCGGACTTCAAGGACGACATGCCGGTGCGCCCGGCGGTCGTGGTCATCACCAAGAAGGACGGCGGCAAGATCGGCATCTGA
- a CDS encoding arginyltransferase: MTEHPRDTPQFYLTAPSPCPYLPGRSERKVFTHLVGERATQLNDVLTHGGFRRSQSIAYRPACEQCRACVSVRVCVDDFRETRSFRRVRQANEDLIGDIRAAVPTAEQYSLFRAYLDSRHSDGGMADMTVLDYAMMVEDSHVRTRLIEYRRRGPGTAVHGRGQGALHGVALTDVLADGLSMVYSFYEPEAPGRSLGTFMILDHIAKAKAMGLPYVYLGYWVEGSDKMNYKRRFVPQERLAPAGWVRYDE; the protein is encoded by the coding sequence GTGACCGAACACCCGCGCGACACACCGCAATTCTACCTCACCGCCCCCTCGCCCTGCCCGTATCTGCCGGGCCGGTCGGAGCGGAAGGTCTTCACGCATCTCGTCGGCGAGCGGGCGACGCAGCTCAACGACGTGCTGACGCATGGCGGATTCCGGCGCAGCCAGTCCATCGCCTACCGGCCGGCCTGCGAGCAGTGCCGGGCCTGCGTCTCGGTGCGGGTCTGCGTCGACGATTTCCGCGAGACGCGCAGCTTCCGCCGGGTCCGCCAGGCCAATGAGGACCTGATCGGCGACATCCGCGCCGCCGTGCCGACCGCCGAGCAGTATTCGTTGTTCCGCGCCTATCTCGACAGCCGGCATTCCGATGGCGGCATGGCCGACATGACCGTGCTCGACTACGCCATGATGGTGGAGGACAGCCATGTCCGCACCCGCCTCATCGAGTATCGCCGGCGCGGGCCGGGCACGGCGGTGCACGGGCGCGGACAGGGCGCGCTGCATGGCGTGGCGCTGACCGACGTGCTCGCCGACGGCCTGTCCATGGTCTACTCGTTCTACGAGCCGGAAGCGCCCGGCCGTTCGCTCGGCACCTTCATGATCCTCGACCACATCGCCAAGGCGAAGGCGATGGGCCTGCCCTATGTCTATCTCGGCTACTGGGTCGAAGGGTCCGACAAGATGAACTACAAGCGCCGCTTCGTGCCGCAGGAGCGCCTCGCCCCGGCCGGCTGGGTGCGCTACGACGAGTAG
- a CDS encoding RDD family protein — translation MSEAPYSREPRPYAFDPVSEPEYFHGVLSRRFVAFLLDAVIVSVPIAMAGLVIFVFGFLTLGLGWFLFSLVGPTSVVWALIYAGLTLGGRQSATLGMRAMGVEMRQLDGAPMTPTLAVVSVVLFWVATSVFTPLVAIVALFNGRKRLLHDFIIGTVVVNNEARILELSRYR, via the coding sequence ATGAGCGAGGCGCCCTATTCCCGTGAGCCGAGGCCCTATGCCTTCGATCCGGTCTCCGAACCGGAATATTTCCACGGCGTTCTCTCCCGCCGCTTCGTCGCCTTCCTGCTCGACGCGGTCATCGTCTCGGTGCCGATCGCCATGGCCGGGCTGGTGATCTTCGTGTTCGGCTTCCTCACCCTCGGGCTGGGCTGGTTCCTGTTCAGCCTCGTCGGCCCGACCTCGGTCGTGTGGGCGCTCATCTATGCCGGCCTCACCCTCGGCGGCCGGCAGAGCGCGACGCTCGGCATGCGCGCCATGGGCGTCGAGATGCGCCAGCTCGACGGCGCGCCGATGACCCCGACCCTCGCCGTGGTCAGCGTCGTGCTGTTCTGGGTCGCGACCAGCGTGTTCACCCCGCTGGTCGCCATCGTCGCGCTCTTCAACGGCCGCAAACGCCTGCTGCACGACTTCATCATCGGCACCGTCGTGGTCAACAACGAGGCGCGGATCCTCGAACTGAGCCGCTATCGCTGA
- a CDS encoding threonine ammonia-lyase → MTLPVSPADVAAARLLLDGAVLRTPTLPAPRLSAITGAHVYVKYENLQVTASFKERGALVKLSSLSPQERAAGVVAMSAGNHAQAVAYHAARLGIRATIVMPKHTPIVKVAATEAHGARVVLHGESVGDASEEADRIAQQEHLVWVHPYDDAHVIAGQGSIAAEMLEDAPDLDALLVPVGGGGMISGMAVAARDMRPDIEIVGVETRLYPCMWNALHQQNLPCEGATLAEGIAVKQAGVLTRELVSALVSDVVLVDEPTIERAVNLFLTQQKTLAEGAGAAGLAALLADPDRYRGRKVGLVVSGGNIDPRIVASIMMRELEREERIVSFRFSMLDRPGELGIISTLLGDLGANILEVEHKRHFLDVHAKGARLDVTVETRDRAHADEVHRALIENGMDVTRIDWHAGG, encoded by the coding sequence ATGACCCTGCCCGTCTCTCCCGCCGACGTTGCCGCCGCACGCTTGCTGCTGGACGGCGCGGTGCTGCGCACGCCCACGCTGCCGGCGCCGCGCCTCTCGGCGATTACGGGCGCCCATGTCTATGTGAAGTACGAGAACCTCCAGGTCACGGCGAGCTTCAAGGAGCGCGGTGCGCTGGTGAAGCTTTCCAGCCTGTCGCCGCAGGAGCGCGCCGCCGGCGTCGTGGCGATGTCGGCCGGCAATCACGCGCAGGCGGTCGCCTACCACGCCGCCCGGCTCGGCATCCGCGCCACCATCGTCATGCCAAAGCACACGCCGATCGTGAAGGTGGCGGCGACCGAGGCGCATGGCGCCCGCGTCGTGCTGCACGGCGAGTCGGTCGGCGACGCCTCCGAGGAGGCCGACCGCATCGCCCAGCAGGAGCACCTCGTCTGGGTGCATCCCTATGACGACGCCCATGTCATCGCCGGACAGGGTTCCATCGCCGCCGAGATGCTGGAGGACGCGCCCGACCTCGACGCGCTGCTGGTGCCGGTCGGCGGCGGCGGCATGATCTCCGGAATGGCGGTCGCCGCGCGCGACATGCGGCCCGACATCGAGATCGTCGGCGTCGAGACGCGCCTGTATCCCTGCATGTGGAACGCGCTGCACCAGCAGAACCTGCCCTGCGAGGGCGCCACGCTGGCCGAGGGCATCGCGGTCAAGCAGGCCGGCGTGCTCACCCGCGAACTGGTCTCCGCCCTCGTCTCCGACGTGGTGCTGGTGGACGAGCCCACCATCGAGCGCGCGGTGAACCTGTTCCTGACGCAGCAGAAGACGCTGGCCGAGGGCGCCGGCGCCGCCGGGCTCGCCGCCCTGCTCGCCGATCCCGACCGCTATCGCGGGCGCAAGGTCGGGCTGGTGGTCTCGGGCGGCAATATCGACCCGCGCATCGTGGCCTCGATCATGATGCGCGAGCTGGAGCGCGAGGAACGAATCGTCTCGTTCCGCTTTTCCATGCTCGACCGGCCGGGCGAGCTCGGCATCATCTCGACGCTGCTCGGCGATCTCGGCGCGAACATCCTCGAAGTGGAGCACAAGCGCCACTTCCTCGACGTGCACGCCAAGGGCGCCCGTCTCGACGTGACGGTCGAGACCCGCGACCGCGCCCATGCCGACGAGGTGCACCGGGCGCTGATCGAGAACGGCATGGATGTGACGCGCATCGACTGGCACGCGGGCGGCTGA
- a CDS encoding branched-chain amino acid ABC transporter permease: MPAGAPVPLSRRLAPFLVFVLLLLPGCGSVIDADQARLCRAVAPALHDEDTEITETVLRPVPGADNTLHYSYRTRGPLGSGPHWLACRFAARTGAGRFEIVAVDTDRGPLGEVKLYILNRWWLPEATEAARPPLFRLGPRSAYWLQQALGGLVLAGIYGLIATGFALVHGLYGRINLAFGEIAVAGGAFMLVAVGAFSAGGRLGPGTLGLAVMLGIGAAALLSWVVGRVVFVPIAEQSRSAQPVLIATVAVALVLAETLRLTAPFRENWLPALLNRPLYIAGQDGFVATATPAQFLAAGLALTGLSVLLGLVRFTSYGRSWRAYADDPKMAALLGVRVPLLVGGTFALAGACAGLAGACVVIAYGTIAPGDGLAITLKALISAIIGGIGSVPGAFLGAALVAGVEIVWSTAFDIAYRDVVIYSLLAGFLVLRPGGLLNRAAPTPREF, from the coding sequence ATGCCCGCAGGAGCGCCGGTTCCCCTCTCACGCCGCCTCGCGCCGTTCCTCGTCTTCGTCCTGCTGCTGCTACCCGGCTGCGGCTCGGTCATCGATGCGGATCAGGCGCGGCTGTGCCGCGCCGTCGCACCAGCCCTGCATGACGAAGACACCGAGATCACCGAGACGGTGCTGCGCCCGGTGCCCGGCGCCGACAACACGCTCCACTACAGCTACCGCACGCGAGGCCCGCTCGGCAGCGGTCCGCACTGGCTGGCCTGCCGTTTCGCCGCGCGCACCGGCGCCGGACGCTTCGAGATCGTGGCCGTCGATACCGACCGCGGCCCGCTTGGCGAGGTGAAGCTCTACATCCTCAATCGCTGGTGGCTGCCGGAGGCCACCGAAGCGGCCCGCCCGCCGCTGTTCCGGCTCGGCCCCCGTAGCGCCTACTGGCTTCAGCAGGCGCTCGGCGGGCTGGTGCTGGCCGGCATCTACGGGCTCATCGCCACCGGCTTCGCCCTCGTCCACGGCCTGTATGGGCGCATCAACCTCGCCTTTGGCGAGATCGCGGTGGCGGGCGGCGCCTTTATGCTGGTCGCCGTCGGCGCTTTCAGCGCGGGGGGACGGCTCGGGCCCGGCACGCTGGGGCTCGCGGTGATGCTGGGCATCGGCGCGGCGGCCCTGCTGAGCTGGGTGGTGGGACGCGTCGTGTTCGTGCCGATCGCCGAGCAGTCGCGCTCGGCGCAGCCGGTTCTGATTGCCACCGTCGCCGTCGCCCTCGTGCTGGCGGAAACGCTGCGCCTGACCGCGCCGTTCCGCGAGAACTGGCTGCCCGCCCTGCTCAACCGTCCGCTCTACATCGCCGGACAGGACGGCTTCGTGGCGACGGCGACCCCGGCGCAGTTTCTCGCCGCCGGGCTGGCGCTGACCGGCCTGTCGGTCCTGCTCGGGCTGGTCCGCTTCACCTCCTACGGGCGCTCCTGGCGCGCCTATGCCGACGATCCGAAGATGGCGGCGCTGCTCGGCGTGCGGGTTCCGCTTCTGGTGGGCGGCACCTTTGCCCTCGCCGGAGCCTGTGCCGGGCTCGCGGGCGCCTGCGTCGTGATAGCCTATGGTACGATCGCGCCGGGCGACGGGCTGGCAATTACGCTCAAAGCCTTGATTTCGGCTATTATTGGCGGCATTGGCTCGGTGCCGGGCGCTTTTCTCGGCGCGGCTCTTGTCGCCGGCGTCGAAATCGTGTGGTCCACGGCCTTCGATATCGCGTATCGCGACGTGGTGATCTATTCCCTGCTCGCCGGCTTCCTCGTGTTGCGGCCGGGCGGGCTCCTCAATCGTGCGGCGCCGACGCCGCGAGAATTCTGA
- the hemB gene encoding porphobilinogen synthase, whose protein sequence is MTIPFARPRPVHPEPAGRPDLSSKLDLVQRPRRNRKSEWARQLLRENTLTVSDLIWPIFVMDGEATRTPVGSMPGVERLTVDEAVREAERAARLGIPALALFPYTDPSLRTVDGREALNRDNLVCRALRAIKDAVPEIGLITDVALDPYTSHGHDGLLDTEGRILNDETVAVLVEQSLVQADAGADVIAPSDMMDGRVGAIRRALDASGHLDAQILAYSAKYASAFYGPFRDAVGSSGCLKGDKRTYQMDPANGIEALREAALDIEEGADMLMVKPGLPYLDIVYRLKETFGLPTFAYQVSGEYAMIEAAARNGWLDGEKAMMESLMAFKRAGADGVLTYFAPRVAEKLAREA, encoded by the coding sequence ATGACCATTCCCTTCGCCCGTCCGCGCCCTGTCCATCCCGAGCCCGCCGGCCGGCCGGACCTGTCGTCGAAGCTCGATCTGGTTCAGCGCCCCCGGCGCAACCGAAAGTCCGAATGGGCGCGCCAGCTGCTGCGCGAGAACACGCTCACCGTCTCCGACCTGATCTGGCCGATCTTCGTCATGGACGGCGAGGCCACCCGCACGCCGGTCGGCTCCATGCCCGGCGTCGAGCGCCTGACCGTCGACGAGGCGGTGCGCGAGGCGGAGCGGGCGGCGCGTCTGGGCATTCCGGCCCTCGCTTTGTTCCCCTATACCGACCCTTCGCTGCGCACCGTCGACGGGCGCGAGGCGCTCAACCGCGACAATCTCGTCTGCCGCGCGCTGCGGGCGATCAAGGACGCGGTGCCCGAGATCGGCCTCATTACCGACGTCGCGCTCGACCCCTACACCAGCCATGGTCATGACGGGCTGCTGGACACCGAGGGCCGCATCCTCAACGACGAGACCGTCGCCGTGCTGGTCGAGCAGTCGCTGGTGCAGGCCGATGCCGGCGCCGACGTCATCGCCCCGTCCGACATGATGGACGGGCGCGTCGGCGCCATCCGCCGCGCGCTCGACGCGAGCGGCCATCTCGACGCGCAGATCCTCGCCTACAGCGCCAAATACGCCTCGGCCTTCTACGGTCCGTTCCGCGACGCGGTCGGCTCGTCCGGCTGCCTCAAGGGCGACAAGCGCACCTACCAGATGGACCCGGCCAACGGCATCGAAGCGCTGCGCGAGGCTGCGCTCGACATCGAGGAGGGCGCGGACATGCTGATGGTGAAGCCGGGCCTTCCCTATCTCGACATCGTCTATCGGCTGAAGGAGACCTTCGGCCTGCCGACCTTCGCCTATCAGGTCTCCGGCGAGTACGCGATGATCGAGGCCGCCGCCCGCAACGGCTGGCTGGACGGCGAGAAGGCGATGATGGAAAGCCTGATGGCGTTCAAGCGGGCGGGCGCCGACGGCGTGCTGACCTATTTCGCCCCACGCGTCGCCGAAAAGCTCGCGCGGGAGGCCTGA
- a CDS encoding antibiotic biosynthesis monooxygenase encodes MIAVINVFTVEPANQSRLLDILSAATEGTVDRAKGFRGATLHRSLDGTRVTMRAEWASLDDYEAMRRDPAPLRYFEEALSIAKFDPGLYEVVRRFEPRQDGAR; translated from the coding sequence ATGATCGCCGTCATCAACGTCTTCACCGTCGAGCCCGCCAATCAGTCACGGCTGCTCGACATCCTGAGCGCCGCGACGGAAGGCACCGTTGACCGCGCGAAGGGTTTTCGCGGGGCGACGCTCCATCGCAGCCTTGACGGCACCCGCGTCACCATGCGGGCGGAATGGGCGAGCCTCGACGATTACGAGGCGATGCGCCGCGATCCGGCACCTTTGCGCTATTTCGAGGAAGCCCTCTCCATCGCCAAATTCGATCCCGGCCTGTACGAAGTTGTCCGGCGCTTCGAGCCTCGGCAGGACGGAGCGCGATGA
- a CDS encoding enoyl-CoA hydratase/isomerase family protein → MSSDIGIRFEERGALGIVTLDRPRALNALDHAMVLAMREALDGWLDNPRIAQVVLRSAHERAFCVGGDVRAMAALGRAGRKEEARQYWRDEYALDHLISRYPKPFVSLVDGLCFGGGFGLTGHSRYRVAGEGLGFAMPEVAIGLFPDVGGTFVLPRLPGWSGTWLAMTGARIGMSDAVALGLYTHHVPVARWPGLLAALAGGEPADAALARLAMRPPAPALQSLYPDIDRIFAGGSVDAIVIALEKVGASEGPAAEFARGQLDTIRRASPTSVHIAFQQMQRGLGADLAGCLGLEFRLVTRLLDQNDFYEGVRALLVDKDQKPAWRPARLEDVDPVAIAALFDEPLPDELLLA, encoded by the coding sequence GTGAGCAGCGATATCGGTATCCGCTTCGAGGAGCGCGGGGCGCTCGGCATCGTGACGCTGGACCGCCCCCGCGCGCTCAACGCGCTCGACCACGCCATGGTGCTGGCGATGCGCGAAGCCCTCGATGGCTGGCTCGACAATCCGCGCATCGCGCAGGTGGTGCTGCGTTCGGCGCATGAGCGCGCCTTCTGCGTCGGCGGCGACGTGCGGGCCATGGCGGCGCTGGGCCGTGCCGGCCGCAAGGAGGAGGCCCGCCAGTACTGGCGGGACGAATACGCCCTCGACCACCTGATCTCGCGCTATCCCAAGCCCTTCGTCTCGCTGGTCGACGGCCTGTGCTTCGGCGGCGGCTTCGGCCTCACCGGCCACAGCCGCTACCGCGTCGCCGGCGAGGGCCTCGGCTTCGCCATGCCGGAGGTCGCCATCGGCCTGTTTCCCGATGTCGGCGGCACCTTCGTGCTGCCGCGCCTGCCGGGCTGGAGTGGCACGTGGCTGGCGATGACCGGCGCGCGCATCGGCATGTCGGACGCGGTGGCGCTCGGGCTCTACACCCATCACGTGCCGGTGGCGCGGTGGCCCGGGCTGCTCGCGGCGCTGGCCGGGGGCGAGCCGGCGGATGCGGCGCTCGCCCGCCTGGCTATGCGCCCGCCGGCGCCGGCGCTCCAGTCGCTCTATCCGGACATCGACCGCATCTTCGCCGGCGGATCGGTCGACGCCATCGTCATCGCGCTGGAGAAAGTTGGGGCGAGCGAGGGGCCGGCGGCGGAGTTCGCCCGTGGCCAGCTCGACACCATCCGGCGCGCCTCGCCGACCAGCGTGCACATCGCCTTCCAGCAGATGCAGCGCGGCCTCGGGGCCGATCTCGCCGGCTGCCTCGGGCTGGAATTCCGGCTCGTCACGCGCCTCCTCGACCAGAACGATTTCTACGAGGGCGTGCGGGCGCTGCTCGTCGACAAGGACCAGAAGCCGGCCTGGCGCCCGGCGCGGCTGGAAGACGTCGACCCCGTCGCCATCGCCGCCCTGTTCGACGAACCGCTTCCCGACGAATTGCTGCTTGCCTGA
- a CDS encoding DUF6163 family protein: MSSPYDPIDATLGPAGAQLPLWQVRVLLYLRCLAGFLMVKTVYSWTLICGVWDGDTSRFEMLSTAAQAAVIWAAIMNPVAAVGLWLGASWGVVLWLVTAMVQILINASAPEGVGRLMIVAAIETVLVAGYAFLTFKAARESEG, encoded by the coding sequence ATGAGTTCGCCTTACGATCCCATCGACGCCACGCTCGGCCCGGCCGGCGCGCAACTGCCGCTCTGGCAGGTGCGGGTTCTCCTCTACCTGCGCTGCCTCGCCGGCTTCCTGATGGTGAAGACCGTCTACAGCTGGACGCTGATCTGCGGCGTGTGGGACGGCGATACCAGCCGCTTCGAGATGCTCTCCACGGCTGCGCAGGCGGCCGTGATCTGGGCCGCGATCATGAATCCGGTGGCGGCGGTCGGCCTCTGGCTCGGTGCCTCCTGGGGCGTGGTGCTGTGGCTGGTCACGGCCATGGTGCAGATCCTCATCAACGCCTCGGCGCCGGAAGGCGTCGGCCGGCTGATGATCGTCGCCGCCATCGAAACGGTGCTGGTCGCCGGCTACGCCTTCCTCACCTTCAAGGCGGCGCGCGAGAGCGAGGGCTGA
- the ldtR gene encoding transcriptional regulator LdtR yields the protein MFAGQATKVVAFAEEQDEGRSELLPLYREAVTLVERLHRRLLDVVKDEFDRRGRDDVNAVQALLLFNIGDSELTAAELRTRGYYLGANVSYNLKKLVDTGYLDHRRSRIDRRSVRIRLTEKGEEVREIVESLHAKHIATIEQIGGIGPKEFQLLNRALNRLERFWTDQILYRL from the coding sequence ATGTTTGCAGGTCAGGCCACCAAGGTCGTGGCGTTTGCCGAAGAACAGGACGAGGGTCGCAGCGAGCTGCTGCCGCTGTACCGCGAGGCGGTGACGCTGGTGGAGCGCCTGCACCGGCGCCTGCTCGACGTGGTGAAGGACGAGTTCGACCGGCGTGGGCGCGACGACGTCAACGCCGTGCAGGCGCTGCTGCTGTTCAATATCGGCGATTCCGAGCTGACGGCGGCCGAGCTGCGCACGCGCGGCTATTATCTCGGCGCCAACGTCTCCTACAATCTGAAGAAGCTGGTCGATACCGGCTATCTCGACCACCGGCGCTCGCGCATCGACCGCCGCTCGGTGCGCATCCGGCTCACCGAAAAGGGCGAGGAAGTGCGTGAGATCGTGGAGTCGCTCCACGCCAAGCACATCGCCACCATCGAGCAGATCGGCGGCATCGGCCCGAAGGAGTTCCAGCTGCTCAACCGAGCGCTGAACCGGCTGGAACGCTTCTGGACCGACCAGATCCTGTATCGGCTGTGA
- a CDS encoding histone deacetylase family protein: protein MKIIHSPRHLGHSGHVELMNGQVVPAFEKPERVAMILKAIGERSFGPLIEPAAHGLAPILKVHDADYIRFLSQAWALWTEDGRDFPALPSFWGAPGMRYVEPENIDGKLGHFSFDAGCCIVAGTWDAVQAGADIALTGVDLVAGGEASAFALCRPPGHHAHQATMGGYCFVNNAAVAAQSFRDRGAARVAVLDVDYHHGNGTQAIFYDRPDVLVCNIHADPLQEFPYFLGFADETGAGAGEGFNANFPLRWGADYSGWGAALDAACDRIAAYGADVVIVSLGVDTYKDDPISQFKLDSPDYLKIGQRIAGLGKPTLFVMEGGYAVEAIGVNVANVLEGYAQG from the coding sequence ATGAAGATCATCCACTCGCCGCGCCATCTCGGCCATTCCGGCCATGTCGAGCTCATGAACGGACAGGTCGTGCCGGCCTTCGAGAAGCCGGAGCGGGTGGCGATGATCCTCAAGGCGATCGGCGAACGTTCTTTCGGCCCGCTGATCGAGCCAGCCGCGCATGGGCTCGCCCCGATCCTGAAGGTGCACGACGCGGACTATATCCGCTTCCTGTCGCAGGCCTGGGCGCTGTGGACCGAGGACGGCCGCGACTTCCCTGCCCTGCCGAGCTTCTGGGGGGCGCCGGGGATGCGCTATGTCGAGCCGGAGAACATCGACGGCAAGCTGGGGCATTTCTCCTTCGACGCCGGCTGCTGCATCGTCGCGGGTACCTGGGACGCGGTGCAGGCGGGCGCCGACATCGCGCTGACCGGCGTCGATCTGGTCGCCGGCGGCGAGGCTTCCGCCTTCGCCCTGTGCCGCCCCCCTGGCCATCACGCGCATCAGGCGACGATGGGCGGCTACTGCTTCGTCAACAACGCCGCCGTGGCGGCGCAGTCCTTCCGCGATCGCGGGGCGGCGCGCGTGGCCGTGCTCGACGTCGACTATCACCACGGCAACGGCACGCAGGCGATCTTCTACGACCGCCCGGACGTGCTGGTGTGCAACATCCACGCGGACCCGTTGCAGGAGTTCCCCTATTTCCTCGGCTTCGCCGACGAGACCGGCGCCGGCGCCGGCGAGGGCTTCAACGCCAATTTTCCGCTGCGCTGGGGCGCCGACTATTCCGGCTGGGGCGCCGCGCTGGACGCGGCCTGCGACCGCATCGCGGCCTATGGCGCCGATGTCGTCATCGTCTCGCTGGGCGTCGACACCTACAAGGACGACCCGATTTCCCAGTTCAAACTGGACAGCCCGGACTATCTGAAGATCGGCCAGCGCATCGCCGGGCTCGGCAAGCCGACGCTGTTCGTCATGGAGGGCGGCTACGCCGTCGAGGCCATCGGCGTCAACGTCGCGAACGTGCTGGAAGGCTACGCGCAGGGCTGA